The Sedimentisphaera salicampi genome includes a region encoding these proteins:
- the aroE gene encoding shikimate dehydrogenase, whose product MSYLTVPVCEKKKKDFSKRIDKLASSGAEALELRFDFLSKFDLDDVRSFTRQAADTGLKVICTCRDRREGGKNGMSKEFRVSVLREAALSGADFVDCEFANFEGDFKNLLQTAEAESDCRLILSAHNFDGRFESLRGQYDKMQQAAPDAVIKIAYQADNINQCFECFDVLKVRRADAVILAMGEAGKITRILAPKIGSFFCYASKGGKQTAPGQIPLKQMKKLYRFNEINEHTELYGIIASPVEHSMSPLIYNKTFKKEGSSSVFLPLLLEEGTDNFNAFLDNVLSRPWLSFKGFSVTLPHKTNAFDYAARKGELTERAKKIGAVNTLKTSFLIGENTDYSGAQRPLEEAAGELNGMKTAVLGAGGAAKAVVAALTDKGAEVTIFNRTLSKAEALAEQFGCKACQIGYFPMGEAFEVVVNCTSLGMSPKVEACPIDTTFLQKGCIVFDTVYNPPETRLLKEAEQVGARPLGGIEMFVQQAVEQYNFLTGREMNKDYIRKKVLKKIKQ is encoded by the coding sequence ATGAGCTATCTTACAGTTCCGGTTTGCGAGAAAAAGAAAAAGGATTTTTCCAAACGCATAGACAAACTCGCCTCAAGCGGAGCAGAGGCTTTAGAGCTGCGGTTTGACTTCTTATCTAAATTCGACCTTGATGATGTGCGCAGCTTCACACGTCAGGCAGCGGATACCGGGCTGAAAGTGATATGCACCTGCCGAGATCGGCGGGAAGGCGGAAAAAACGGGATGAGCAAAGAATTTCGGGTGTCTGTGCTTCGAGAAGCAGCCCTTAGCGGAGCGGATTTCGTAGATTGCGAGTTCGCAAATTTTGAAGGCGATTTCAAAAATCTGCTGCAAACTGCTGAAGCTGAATCCGACTGCAGACTTATCCTCTCAGCGCATAATTTTGACGGCAGATTCGAGAGCCTTCGAGGCCAGTACGACAAGATGCAGCAGGCAGCTCCGGATGCCGTTATAAAAATTGCATATCAGGCGGATAATATCAACCAGTGTTTCGAGTGTTTCGATGTGCTCAAGGTGAGAAGGGCAGATGCCGTAATACTGGCAATGGGCGAGGCTGGAAAGATTACAAGAATACTCGCTCCCAAGATCGGCTCATTTTTCTGCTATGCAAGCAAAGGCGGGAAGCAAACTGCCCCGGGCCAAATTCCGCTTAAGCAGATGAAAAAGCTCTACCGCTTCAATGAAATAAACGAGCATACAGAACTCTACGGAATTATCGCTTCCCCTGTAGAACATTCAATGAGCCCGCTGATATACAACAAGACATTCAAAAAAGAGGGCTCAAGCAGTGTTTTTCTCCCGCTTCTGCTTGAGGAAGGCACTGATAATTTTAATGCTTTTCTCGATAACGTGCTCTCAAGGCCGTGGCTTAGCTTCAAGGGCTTTTCCGTTACTCTCCCCCATAAAACAAACGCCTTCGACTATGCCGCCCGCAAGGGAGAACTCACAGAGAGGGCGAAGAAAATCGGTGCTGTAAATACGCTTAAAACTAGCTTCCTTATTGGCGAAAACACCGACTACAGCGGAGCTCAGAGGCCGCTTGAAGAGGCTGCTGGAGAGTTAAACGGAATGAAAACAGCCGTTCTGGGAGCAGGCGGAGCCGCTAAGGCGGTGGTTGCTGCGCTCACAGACAAGGGGGCAGAGGTTACGATATTCAACAGAACACTCAGCAAGGCCGAGGCCCTCGCAGAGCAGTTTGGCTGCAAGGCCTGCCAGATTGGGTATTTCCCAATGGGCGAGGCTTTTGAGGTGGTGGTGAACTGCACGAGCCTCGGGATGAGCCCGAAGGTGGAGGCGTGTCCCATAGATACCACCTTCCTCCAGAAGGGCTGCATCGTATTTGATACCGTTTACAACCCGCCTGAAACAAGGCTGCTTAAAGAGGCAGAGCAGGTTGGCGCAAGGCCCCTCGGCGGGATTGAAATGTTTGTTCAGCAGGCAGTTGAGCAGTACAATTTCCTTACCGGCAGAGAAATGAACAAGGACTATATCAGGAAAAAAGTGCTTAAGAAGATTAAGCAGTAG
- a CDS encoding RNA polymerase sigma factor yields MTKSANKREEKELLRRFCSGDEAAFRDIVQEYKDPLFNFLRRFVGNQDLIEDVFQDTFMQLYQSRESFDLDRPLKPWLFTIAANKAKDLLRKRKRNSSISVGSIADDSESSIEDVFSSVSSEDTTPLDHYITEETEERVREVVENMPEKLREILLLAYFEQFSYKQMAEMLSIPIGTVKSRLHSAVARFAKDWKNVEPDFER; encoded by the coding sequence ATGACCAAATCCGCAAATAAACGGGAAGAAAAAGAACTGCTCAGAAGATTCTGCTCAGGCGATGAAGCAGCGTTCAGGGATATTGTGCAGGAATACAAAGATCCTCTGTTCAATTTCCTGAGGCGGTTTGTGGGCAATCAGGACCTCATTGAAGATGTTTTTCAAGACACCTTTATGCAGCTTTATCAGTCCAGAGAGTCTTTCGATCTCGACCGACCGCTGAAACCATGGCTTTTTACAATAGCAGCGAACAAAGCCAAGGACTTGTTACGTAAGAGAAAACGCAACAGCTCTATCTCGGTAGGTTCGATAGCGGATGATTCTGAGTCGTCTATAGAAGACGTTTTCAGCTCAGTTTCCTCTGAAGACACTACACCGCTTGACCACTACATAACCGAAGAAACTGAAGAGAGAGTAAGAGAAGTTGTGGAAAATATGCCAGAGAAATTACGTGAAATTTTACTGCTGGCTTATTTTGAGCAATTTTCATACAAACAAATGGCCGAAATGCTGAGTATACCTATAGGAACAGTTAAAAGCAGGTTGCATTCAGCGGTGGCTCGTTTTGCCAAAGACTGGAAAAATGTTGAGCCTGATTTTGAAAGGTAA
- the ispD gene encoding 2-C-methyl-D-erythritol 4-phosphate cytidylyltransferase — protein sequence MRAAVIICAAGGSTRFEGKTKKVFEKAAGKPLFLHSVNLFSEMEEVVQIILAAAEQDHEKIKINWEANLAFAGAELSAGGDTRGETVAKAFELVREDIDVAAVHDAARCCLTENWARDVLQKAYQSGAAILASPVTSTLKRVSEEGIICETVDRSSLYSAQTPQAFSRQLFAEALDKCENPAEFSDDSMMAEKIGAKVHIVETDNTNIKVTKKSDIAIANAIISSREKKSPKTIHPFREDQMW from the coding sequence ATGAGAGCAGCAGTAATAATATGCGCAGCAGGCGGGAGCACCCGATTTGAAGGGAAAACAAAGAAGGTTTTTGAGAAGGCGGCGGGCAAGCCTCTGTTCCTGCATTCAGTAAATTTGTTTTCCGAGATGGAGGAAGTGGTTCAGATTATCCTCGCAGCCGCAGAGCAGGACCACGAGAAGATAAAGATCAACTGGGAGGCAAATCTTGCCTTTGCTGGCGCTGAGCTTTCTGCCGGCGGAGATACAAGGGGCGAAACTGTTGCGAAAGCATTCGAGCTTGTGAGGGAGGATATTGATGTTGCAGCTGTGCACGATGCGGCAAGGTGCTGTCTTACTGAAAATTGGGCAAGAGATGTCCTTCAGAAGGCCTATCAGAGCGGGGCGGCAATACTTGCCTCACCTGTAACCTCAACGCTTAAGCGGGTTTCTGAGGAAGGGATAATCTGCGAAACTGTTGACAGAAGCTCGCTTTACAGCGCCCAGACGCCGCAGGCTTTCTCAAGGCAGCTCTTTGCAGAGGCTCTTGATAAATGCGAAAATCCCGCTGAGTTCAGCGATGATTCTATGATGGCAGAGAAAATCGGGGCAAAGGTGCATATCGTAGAAACCGACAATACGAATATAAAAGTTACCAAAAAGTCCGATATAGCGATTGCCAATGCGATTATAAGCTCACGCGAGAAGAAAAGCCCCAAAACAATTCACCCTTTCCGAGAAGATCAGATGTGGTAG
- a CDS encoding PH domain-containing protein, protein MGIISGIIGNAGVVPPEKLEEDYGKLLTDNEKIEVGFKLVRDTYIFTNKRMILIDKQGVTGKKTQYLSICYNRVSRFSIETAGHFDLDAELKIWLSGEDTPTIDKKFNRKVNIYDLQKVLAGFVLG, encoded by the coding sequence ATGGGTATTATTTCAGGTATAATAGGTAATGCGGGCGTCGTTCCGCCGGAGAAGCTCGAAGAGGACTACGGCAAGCTGCTCACCGATAACGAAAAAATTGAGGTTGGTTTCAAGCTCGTTCGTGATACGTATATCTTCACCAACAAGCGTATGATTCTAATCGACAAGCAGGGCGTTACGGGAAAAAAGACGCAGTATCTTTCGATTTGTTACAACAGGGTTTCGAGATTCAGCATTGAAACCGCAGGCCATTTCGACCTTGATGCAGAGCTGAAGATTTGGCTCTCCGGCGAGGATACACCCACGATAGACAAGAAATTCAACCGTAAGGTGAACATATACGACCTGCAGAAGGTTCTTGCGGGCTTTGTTCTGGGATGA
- the purH gene encoding bifunctional phosphoribosylaminoimidazolecarboxamide formyltransferase/IMP cyclohydrolase, with the protein MDIKIKTALISVSDKTGVAEFAKELSEMGVRIISTGGTAKKIQQAGVDVVSIDSVTGFPEMMNGRVKTLHPIIHGGLLGLRDNDEHTAAMSEHGIDPIDLVCVNLYPFENTVAKEDCTLEDAIENIDIGGPSMVRSASKNYKFVTVVTNPSDYGEIISQMKQNSGSTTFPLRERLAREAFALTAGYDAAISKYLSGRAEERFPKKVSIPVEKVKDLRYGENPHQQAAFYRASDSKEVCVANAEIIEGGEKDISFNNLLDANAAFELVKEFDVPAAVVVKHLNPCGCSFDEDIKEAYRKAYLGDVVSAFGGIIALNRPVDRELAEVIMESYSRFGKENGASGFFAEVIIAPYYEQDALETIRTLKGWGKRVRLLKTGEVSRENINESEYDVRCITGGLLLQQRDLIGWEPELITYPTKLKPTDAQMEDLKMAWICAKHVKSNTITLVNGRRLVGCGAGQMNRVESGLIAFKNAGTLAQGAALGSDAFFPFPDNVENAAQAGVKCIVQPGGSKKDDEVIAKADELGIAMIFTSKRHFRH; encoded by the coding sequence AAGAGCTCAGCGAGATGGGAGTACGGATCATCAGTACCGGCGGAACTGCAAAGAAGATTCAGCAGGCCGGAGTGGATGTGGTGAGCATTGATTCTGTTACCGGTTTTCCGGAGATGATGAACGGGAGAGTTAAAACTCTCCACCCCATAATTCACGGCGGGCTTCTCGGCCTTCGGGACAACGACGAACATACAGCCGCAATGAGCGAGCACGGGATAGACCCGATAGATCTGGTATGCGTAAACTTGTATCCATTTGAAAACACTGTTGCAAAAGAAGACTGCACGCTTGAAGATGCTATCGAGAATATCGATATCGGCGGGCCAAGTATGGTTCGGTCTGCTTCGAAGAATTACAAATTCGTTACGGTAGTTACAAACCCATCCGATTACGGCGAAATAATCTCACAGATGAAGCAGAACAGCGGCAGCACCACCTTCCCTCTGCGTGAGAGGCTTGCAAGAGAGGCCTTCGCCCTCACTGCCGGCTACGACGCTGCGATAAGCAAATACCTCTCGGGAAGAGCCGAAGAGAGATTCCCGAAGAAGGTATCAATCCCTGTTGAGAAGGTTAAAGACCTTCGCTACGGCGAAAACCCGCATCAGCAGGCAGCTTTCTACCGCGCAAGTGATTCAAAAGAGGTTTGTGTGGCGAATGCTGAGATTATTGAAGGAGGCGAAAAAGACATAAGCTTTAACAACCTGCTTGATGCAAACGCTGCATTCGAGCTGGTAAAAGAATTCGATGTCCCAGCTGCGGTTGTTGTAAAACATCTCAACCCTTGCGGATGCTCATTTGATGAGGACATCAAAGAGGCCTACAGAAAGGCTTATCTTGGAGATGTGGTGAGCGCTTTCGGGGGTATTATCGCTCTGAACAGGCCTGTAGATAGAGAGCTTGCAGAAGTGATTATGGAATCATACTCCCGGTTCGGTAAAGAAAACGGGGCCAGCGGCTTCTTCGCTGAGGTTATCATAGCCCCCTATTACGAGCAAGACGCCCTTGAAACAATCCGCACCCTCAAGGGATGGGGCAAAAGGGTGAGACTGCTCAAAACAGGCGAGGTGAGCAGGGAAAACATAAACGAATCAGAATACGATGTCCGCTGCATTACAGGCGGGCTTTTGCTCCAGCAGAGAGACCTTATCGGCTGGGAACCTGAGCTGATAACATATCCGACAAAGCTCAAGCCCACTGATGCCCAGATGGAAGACCTCAAGATGGCCTGGATCTGCGCAAAGCATGTAAAGAGCAATACTATAACGCTTGTGAACGGCCGCAGGCTGGTAGGCTGCGGCGCAGGCCAAATGAACAGGGTAGAATCAGGGCTTATTGCATTCAAGAACGCAGGAACGCTTGCTCAAGGAGCAGCTCTCGGCTCGGATGCATTCTTCCCGTTCCCCGATAATGTGGAAAATGCGGCTCAGGCAGGCGTAAAATGTATTGTCCAGCCGGGCGGTTCGAAAAAAGATGATGAGGTTATCGCGAAAGCAGATGAGCTTGGTATTGCTATGATTTTCACAAGCAAGCGGCATTTCAGGCATTAA